In the genome of Girardinichthys multiradiatus isolate DD_20200921_A chromosome 7, DD_fGirMul_XY1, whole genome shotgun sequence, one region contains:
- the LOC124870944 gene encoding C-X-C chemokine receptor type 4-like, which yields MAEEDFVYELFFDNSTDNNSEGSGDFDLNIQEPCGQALSSNFNKIFLPTVYGIIFALGIVGNGLVVVVMGYQKKVKTMTDKYRLHLSVADLLFVLTLPFWAVDAVKTWYFGGFLCVSVHMIYTVNLYSSVLILAFISLDRYLAVVHATNSQATRKLLASRVIYVGVWLPAAILTVPDLVFARVQDVQDVSSSSYLFMEDSMESASSRTICQRIYPVTSSLIWTVVFRFQHILVGFVLPGLVILICYCIIISRLSQGAKGQVLKKKALKTTVILIICFFSCWLPYCIGIFVDTLMMLNVVSSSCELQQAVETWISITEALAYFHCCLNPILYAFLGVKFNKTARSTLTISSRSSQKATLMTKKRGQISSVSTESESSSVLSS from the exons ATGGCAGAG GAGGACTTTGTATATGAGCTGTTTTTCGACAACAGCACTGACAACAACTCTGAGGGGTCTGGAGACTTTGACCTAAACATCCAGGAGCCATGTGGTCAAGCGCTCAGCAGTAACTTCAACAAGATCTTCCTCCCAACGGTTTATGGAATAATATTTGCCCTGGGGATTGTCGGCAATGGACTGGTCGTTGTCGTCATGGGTTACCAGAAGAAGGTCAAAACTATGACGGATAAGTACCGGCTCCATCTCTCCGTTGCAGACCTCCTGTTTGTCCTCACGCTGCCTTTCTGGGCCGTGGACGCTGTCAAGACGTGGTACTTCGGAGGCTTCCTCTGCGTGTCAGTGCACATGATTTACACGGTGAACCTTTACAGCAGCGTCCTGATCCTGGCCTTCATCAGCTTGGACAGGTACTTGGCGGTCGTCCATGCCACCAACAGCCAGGCCACAAGAAAGCTGCTAGCAAGCAGAGTGATCTACGTCGGAGTGTGGCTGCCTGCTGCCATCCTGACTGTGCCTGACCTGGTGTTTGCCCGAGTCCAGGATGTACAAGATGTAAGCTCCTCCAGCTACCTCTTCATGGAGGACAGCATGGAGAGTGCCAGTTCTAGAACAATCTGTCAGCGCATCTACCCAGTGACAAGCAGTCTGATATGGACAGTGGTTTTCCGCTTTCAGCACATCCTGGTGGGCTTCGTCCTACCCGGACTGGTCATCCTCATCTGCTACTGTATCATCATCTCCAGGCTCTCCCAAGGTGCCAAGGGCCAGGTGCTGAAGAAGAAAGCTCTGAAGACGACGGTAATCCTCATCATTTGCTTCTTCAGCTGCTGGCTGCCCTACTGCATTGGCATCTTTGTCGACACCCTTATGATGCTGAACGTTGTGTCCTCTAGCTGCGAGCTGCAGCAGGCAGTGGAGACGTGGATCTCCATCACTGAAGCACTGGCCTACTTCCACTGCTGCCTGAACCCCATCCTCTATGCCTTCCTGGGTGTGAAGTTCAACAAAACTGCCAGGAGCACGCTCACGATCAGCAGCAGATCGAGCCAGAAAGCGACTCTCATGACCAAAAAACGaggacagatttcttctgtgtcCACAGAGTCCGAGTCTTCCAGCGTTTTGTCAAGTTAA